A single genomic interval of Sphaerodactylus townsendi isolate TG3544 linkage group LG08, MPM_Stown_v2.3, whole genome shotgun sequence harbors:
- the PROCR gene encoding endothelial protein C receptor yields the protein MLILLLPLLPWFLCHWAYSADFHAINMLHLSYFSDISAVEVVGNATLDGQLTHTLEGHNEQFNVSQLLPLEPSQLWNQRKSNLLLYLQQFQDMVKVTARERNVAYPFHVQCSQGCLIFHNGSSHSFYDIALNGVAFLKFYTANITWMPLETSSVAWYASSQLNTYEETTKSLQFFLQDTCIKFVMEHSDVNQLLTGKHQGRSHTPLVLGIIVGAFALLGLAVCIFLCTGGNR from the exons ATGTTAATCCTGCTATTACCTCTTCTACCTTGGTTTCTCTGCCACTGGGCATACAGTGCAG ACTTTCATGCTATCAACATGCTCCATCTGTCCTACTTCTCAGACATCAGTGCAGTGGAAGTTGTAGGCAATGCCACTCTGGATGGACAGCTTACCCATACTTTGGAGGGGCACAATGAACAGTTCAACGTGAGCCAGCTGCTCCCACTGGAGCCTTCCCAGCTTTGGAACCAGAGGAAGAGCAACCTGCTCCTGTACCTACAGCAGTTCCAAGACATGGTCAAAGTGACAGCTCGTGAGAGGAATGTTGCAT ATCCCTTTCATGTGCAGTGCTCCCAAGGCTGCCTGATCTTCCACAACGGCAGCAGCCACAGCTTCTACGATATTGCACTGAATGGAGTTGCTTTCCTGAAATTCTACACTGCCAATATTACGTGGATGCCTTTGGAGACCTCTTCTGTGGCCTGGTATGCCAGCAGCCAGCTCAACACGTACGAAGAGACCACCAAAAGCCTGCAGTTTTTCCTACAAGACACATGCATTAAGTTTGTGATGGAGCACAGTGATGTAAACCAACTCTTGACTG GAAAACATCAAGGACGCTCACATACCCCACTGGTGCTGGGCATCATTGTGGGTGCCTTTGCTCTGCTGGGTCTAGCTGTTTGCATTTTCCTGTGCACAGGTGGGAACAGATAA